The Rhopalosiphum maidis isolate BTI-1 chromosome 1, ASM367621v3, whole genome shotgun sequence genome has a segment encoding these proteins:
- the LOC113561300 gene encoding innexin inx2, with translation MFDVFGSVKGLLKIDSVCIDNNIFRLHYKATVIILVAFSLLVTSRQYIGDPIDCIVDDVPLNIMDTYCWIYSTFTIPNRIGGRIGKDVVQPGVASHVDGEDEVKYHKYYQWVCFVLFFQAMFFYLPRYMWKTWEGGRIKMLVLDLNCPIISEDCKADRKKLLIDYFATNLHTQNFYAIRFFLCEFLNFVNVIAQIFFMDYFLEGEFSTYGSDVLRFTEMEPEEREDPMARVFPKVTKCTFHKYGPSGSIQKLDGLCVLPLNIVNEKIYVFLWFWFLFVAILSGLNLVYRTAVVVMPKFRLLLLRARSRLAPQDEVETITKKCQIGDWFVLYQLGKNIDPLIFKELVSDLAKRLDGKQSV, from the coding sequence ATGTTCGACGTGTTCGGCTCCGTCAAGGGGCTGCTGAAAATCGACAGCGTATGCATCGACAACAACATATTCCGATTGCACTACAAAGCGACTGTCATCATCCTGGTGGCGTTCTCGCTGCTAGTCACATCCCGCCAGTACATCGGTGACCCGATCGATTGTATCGTCGACGATGTACCGCTCAACATCATGGACACGTATTGTTGGATATACTCGACGTTCACCATACCCAACCGTATCGGTGGCCGCATCGGTAAAGACGTCGTACAGCCGGGCGTCGCATCCCACGTGGACGGAGAAGACGAGGTCAAGTACCACAAGTACTACCAGTGGGTGTGCTTCGTGCTCTTTTTCCAGGCCATGTTCTTCTACCTGCCTAGGTACATGTGGAAGACGTGGGAGGGCGGCCGCATCAAGATGCTTGTGCTCGACCTCAACTGCCCGATCATCAGCGAGGACTGCAAGGCCGACCGCAAGAAGCTACTGATCGACTACTTTGCCACTAACCTGCACACACAGAATTTCTATGCCATACGCTTCTTCCTATGCGAGTTCCTCAACTTTGTCAACGTCATTGCCCAGATATTCTTCATGGACTACTTCCTCGAAGGTGAGTTCAGTACATATGGTTCAGACGTGTTACGGTTCACTGAAATGGAGCCTGAAGAGCGAGAAGATCCTATGGCTCGAGTGTTCCCAAAAGTTACAAAGTGTACATTCCACAAATATGGTCCATCGGGATCCATCCAGAAGTTAGATGGTCTGTGCGTGTTGCCACTCAACATTGTCAACGAAAAAATCTATGTGTTCCTGTGGTTCTGGTTCTTGTTTGTTGCCATACTCAGTGGTCTCAATTTGGTGTACCGTACGGCTGTTGTAGTGATGCCCAAATTCCGTTTGTTGTTGTTGAGAGCAAGATCTCGTTTGGCTCCTCAGGATGAAGTCGAAACTATTACTAAGAAGTGTCAGATAGGTGATTGGTTTGTTTTGTACCAGTTGGGCAAGAACATTGACCCCTTAATTTTCAAGGAGCTTGTATCAGACTTAGCCAAGCGGTTGGACGGTAAGCAGAGCGTATAA